The sequence GGTGATGTCTTCGCCCTCTCGGTAGTACAGGTTGGGAGCCAGCACCGCATAGCCCTGCTGGGCCAGGCGAAGGGCAATATTGCGAATATGACGGGTCAAGCCAAAGGCTTCCATTAGGAGCAAAACAGCGGGCAGGCGTTGGTCAAAGACCGGCCCTGAAGGGCGATCGCTCTCGGCTGGCTGGCACAAAAAGGCAGGCATTTGTCCGTCTGAGGTGGTAACGATCACTTCGGCACATTCAACAGGCATGGTTGGTTCTCCCACAAAACCTGTTGTCAGCCTAGAAATTGGACTGGGCCAGCGGCTAGAACAAAACCGCCCACCCTTGGGATATTCCTGCCATCCCAAGTCCAGCTCGGGATCTGTGGTTTTTCTACCGGCAGAACTCCACTTCTGGACTTGAATGAGGTTGATTAACGTTGACGAAACTGAGTTGGAGTGACACCCACTAAGCGCTTAAAGCACCGTGTCAGATGGCTCTGATCGCAAAAGCCGACCCTGACGGCAATTTCTGCCAGGCTGAGTTCGCTGTGGCGCAGCAAAACCTGGGCCTGTTCTACCCGCCGCTGCAAGATGTATTGATGGGGTGAGAGCCCTTCACTTTGCTTGAACGAACGGGCAAAGTAAGCCGGACTAATTTGGGCGATCGCAGCCAATTCCACCAGTTTCAACTCCTGATGCAGATTGGCATCAACATACTCCTTGACCTGCTTTCGCTTTGTTTTGGAGAGTCCACCGGCAATGCTAGAGAGCCGGGGCTGAGTCACACAGTAGTCACGCAGCAGATGAATGGCCAGCGAAGTTTTCAGATTATCCACCAGCAAGGAACTGCCCAGCCCTCCCGATACCACTTCCGCCTTCAGCGCTAAGACCAGGCTTTGAATGAAGCTGTCTGCCGTATCCATAAACTGAGGCAGAAGCTGAATGCGATCGGGGTTCACCCAATCTTGCCCCACGTGCTGAAGCAGAGCTGGTTCCAGCGCCAGCACCATGAACTGAGCTTCACTATCCCAGCTACAGCGGTGAGCAACGCCAGCGGGAATGATGGCGAGGCCGTGTTGGGGGCGTTCTTCCCGCTGGCGCTGGCCGTCGAGCCAGCGATAGCCCGTGGGGTTGGTAGCAGCATTGGGGAGACCGATCGCGATCGCGTGCAGGGTATGCTGATGCTCTGCCGTAGCGAATTTGGGCTGTTGGTATAGCTCCAGGTGAATGTCGTCCCATCCCCTGCTAGACCACACCGCTGGTCGAGGCAGCAACCCTTCAGCTGGGTTAGCCTCTCGGTGATTGAGCACAGTAACGGACTCTGACACGCGCGCCATCCTTTGGTCTATGGTGATGAAGGAGCTTTCATGACTGGAATATCGGGCTCATCGGTCCAGTAGTCAGTGGCTTCGAACTTACCAACCCCAGGAATAGACCGCGACAGCCATTTGTCGGAATCAGGGTAATAGCAAGCATCATAGGGAAGATTCTCACCCATCATCAAAATATCAACTGTCTCGTTGGTGTGGTTGTAAAACTGATGGGCGATCCGCTCTCCGCGAGGGAATGAGATGGCGTCACCTTCGTTCATTTCAACGGTAGTCTCGCCGTACCGCAACAGGGCCTTGCCTTTAAGAATTAGGCAAAATTCGTCTTCATGGACATGGTAATGAAGTGGACAGGATAGGCTTTTGGGTTTGAGCCGTTCAACCACAACCCCAATGTGACCCTGTCGGCTATTCATTGAGGGCGTTAGCCGTTTAGACCAGCCGGTGTAATGTTCGGAGTGGTGGGCCTCTTTCCACTCTAGTTCGTTCATGTTCACAATCTTAGGGGTATCTGGCATAAATTTCCTGGTGACATAGAGTAACGATTGCTGTTGCGCTGACGGATTTGCCTACTCCTATTTATTCATGGGAATTTTCTTGTAGCACTTCCACTGTCGCTATAGCCCTGTAAACTCCAGACTGCTCTGCTGATGGCTCAATGGTCAAGGTACCCTGCCATGGTTGGCTAGCTTCGTCCTCTAACCTCCAAACTTTTTTAACGCTGCCATTAGTCTCTTCCCCGTAAGGACTCCATCCCGCTGATTCCCATTGAGCAGCATAGTGTTGAGCGATCGCCTCTGCGCTGAGTTCAGATTCAATTGTGGCGTCAACTTCCACAAAAGAATACTCATTAGGTTTACTGCCGCTAGCGGAGCTGCCTTGCGGAGTGACAATAGCTCCCACTGGAGGACTCAGCAACGGCATCGGCGATTTAAAGTCTGGCGGTTGATCACTGGCGCGGTCTGATCGACAGCTTGAATGATCGTCGGTAATAGGAACTAAATTAAGATCTAAGTCGGTTGAGTTGTCTGCTTGAGAAGATGCCGATACAAAAATGCCCTGAGTCTTATCTGCGCTGCAAAAAACAAGCTGATTATCCAGCCGCGCAGCGCTTGGGATAAATCCAGCCAGGTCTCCTGCGATAGGCGTGGGCTCCTGCCAACCCTGCGATTTCAGTTGCTGTCTATACTGAGCAGCTACAACCTCAGGAGGTTGAGGAACATTTAATAAGACTCTATAGAGATCAACATCGAATCCTTCAACGCGGTAGACCATACTGGCAAGTACGGTAGCCTGGTCGGGCAATGGAAGTTGTATAGGAAGGTCGTTGGGCAACTCATAAAGGAGTATTTGTTGGACCTCTAGAAAATCTGAACTTAGCAAACGTAAAACAATTTCGGCTGGTATAACATCATCATCATTTTCCTGAATCTGTCCTAACACCGGGAGTTGGGCACTGTTAAGCAGTGCAGCAGTTAGAGTAAGCGGCACCATGAATCGGTCAAGACGCATGAGTCAAACCTCAAAAGTAATTAAAGCGGACGGTTCTGAGTGCCTTCGCCAGGAGTGACAAACAGCACTGAACTGGGAGCATGAACCTTGGCCGTGTGCCATACCTCCTGGGGTACAATCACAAATTCCCCAGGTATGCTCATCTGTACCTTTGTTTCCCCAGAATCTTGCTCTAAGATAAATTCGACCTGGCCTGAGAGCAGACAAACAAATTCATCGCCAGCCGGGTGCATTTCCCAGGTGTCCCAATCTTGGGTAAAGGTATAGTGGGAAATTAGCTGCTTTCCTTTAAAGTCACCGAATTGCCGTTCTAAGTCTTCAAAGAAAGTGGCATTCACCGGAACAGGAATGGCGCTGCCATTTTCATCCATCACAACATACGTTGAATTAATGCTAAAAAGATTATTCATAATTGAGTTGCCACGAAACAACGAGTGGTCTTCATCATAATTTTCCTAATGTAGCGTTAAGTGTCGTTGAATCAATGCTGATGATCAGACCCTCAGCTATTTTCGTCACCTAATGTTTCCAGAGCGTTGCGAATAGCTCGCTCAACGGGAACATAGGAGGAGGGCGATTTACCCGTAAGCTCAAATGGTCTAGCTGCAAAAAGAGGTGGTTGAGCCATGAATCGAGGTTGAGATTCACGGTTGATCTGAGCAGCATGAACTAGGAACGGGTGGCAGAGGTAGACTATCCCTGCTTCCCCTGTGGCGAATACTTCAGGGCACTGCGTCGTAGCACTCAGTTGGGCACTCAGCTGGGCAAACGATAACCCTTCTTCTCCAGCAGGTGCGAGAATCTGAGCTACTTCACGATGCGAGCTAGCTCGGATTCGGGTGGGGGCACTCTGCTCACCCACATCTGAAAACAGAAACAGCATTAAAAGGGCGCGATCGCGGGAATACACGTTGATGCGGTACGACATAAAATCGTTAGGGTCTGAGTCTTTACCCGCAAAGCTGGCATCCACATGCCAACCGGTATCCCCAGTGTCTTCGTTCGTCGGAAATCGCACCGGAAAAGACCCTAAACTGCGCCTCGGCTGCCAGTTTCCCTCACCCACCAGTTGATCGAAAGCCCGATGCAGTTGAGGGGTGTTAGCGGCCTCTACAAACGGTGCCTGAGCATATTCCCCCAGCCAGACTACGGGCTTCTGCCAGGTCGACTTGTCCTCAGGAGCGCAGCCAACATCGGCCCAAAGAATTTCTCGGCACTGGTCGGCGAGTTGACGAGGGAACGCCTGCTCGACCTTCACGTAGCCATCGTTGATAAATTGTTCAATTTGCTGATTTGTTAGGCTCATCGGTCAATGTAATGGTCAAAGGTTAATCGTCTAGCTTGAACTCTGCCGTTCCATTTCGACCCGCAGGCGGTTTTCCTGCTCCCGCAGTTCTGGGGTAAACGCTTCGCCAAAGTCTTCATCGGCAAAAACGGGGCGAGTTTCGACTTCGCCGTCCTGAAAGGGGCTGCGCTTGACCCAGGCGATCGCGTCTGCCATCGACGGCACCTGCCAAATCCAGAAGCCAGCAATCAGTTCCTTGGTTTCGGTAAAGGGGCCATCGGTAACAGTGCGGTTTTTGCCAGAAAACTGCACCCGCACTCCCTTAGAACTGGGATGTAGTCCTTCACCAGCCAGCATTATTCCGGCGTTGACCAGTTCTTCGTTGAACTGGCCCATTTCGGTCAGCATCGCTTCGGTGGGCATAACCCCCGCTTCAGAGTCGGAGGTGGCTTTGACGAGAACCATAACTTTCATGGTGAAGTCTCCTGTTGAATGTTTTTTGGTGCTTAGCGCCAGAGTGAACAGAGCCTCAACCCTGGCTCTATTGCTTAGTCGAACAGAGAACGTCTAAATCGACAGGTCAATGGTTTTTGGGGTATTAGAAAATTGTTCAGTCGTCTATCGGCTCAACCCCCAGGCGCTCAAGCCGTGCTAGACCATCCTTCATAGCGTTTACCGCTTCCGGCGAGTGCCCCTGCCAATCGGTGATCTCGCCTGTAACCCTCAGCGGCTCACGCGATCGAAATGACTTGGTCGGATTGCCCCGAAACTTCTGATTGGTCAGGTTGGGGTCTTCTTCAATTGGGCCGGTCGGTTCCACGAGGTAAATTCTGCCGGGACCTTCACCGACCGCTAGCTCCGCTCCCCAGGTGGCGGCATCCAGCGTGCGGGTAAGATAGACATGGGGGGTGGTCCTGTCCCTATTGCCGAAGTTGGGGACGTAACCTGGCTGAATCAAATCCCCTGGTTTTAGATTAGCCCGAGTGCCGTGGTAAAGCGGCCAATCCGTAACCTCGCCTGTAACCCGCAACGGCTCGGGGGAGCGCCATGACATCGACGGATGTCCAGGAGACTGGTAATCGATCAGGTTGGAGGTATCTTCAATTTGACCAGTCGGCTCTACTCTGTAAACTCTGCCGGGACCGTCGCCGATCGCAAGTTCTGCCTCCCATATAGCTGCATCCAGATTTGGAGTCAGGTAGACATAGGGCGTCATCCTGTCCCGCTCACCAACGTCTGGAAGATGGCTGGGCTTGATCAGATCTCCTAGCTTCAGCTCAGCCCGTGTGCCATGGTAAAACCGCTGCGTCTGCGGGGTGCCGGTGGTGCTAAGAATGCCTGGGTTCATGTCTGTCTTCTCCTAATATCACCACGTTTCATTCGCCATCTTTTGGCGTCGAGTTAACTCTTTCTCACTCGGCCCGGTACTCGCGCTGGTCAAAGACTGGCCCAGGGCCATCGCATCGGGCTGGATATCACCATCGGGTACATAGGTGCTCATCACCACGCCAGTGGTCGAAACCTGAGAGCGCACGAGTCGCAGCGCAAAGGGCTTGGCCGTCTCGCCCAAGAGACGCTTGCCTCGCCCCAGCACCACTGGGAAAGTCCACAGGTTGTACTCGTCTATCAGGGATGCGGGCTGTAGTGTTTGAATCAAATGGCTGCTGCCGATAATTTGCAGGTCAGGGCCGGGTTGGGCTTTGAGCGCAATGATGGCCGAGACGACATCGCCGGAAAGCAGGGTCGAGTTGTGCCAATGGAGCGTCGTCAAGGTGCGCGAAGCCACGTACTTTTTGGTGGCATTGAACGTCTTTGCGATCGGGTGGTCGTCGGGCTGGTAGGGCCAGTACGCTTCGAATATCTCATAGGTTCTACGACCGAGCACCAGTTCCCGATCGCTACCGTCGAAACCCGCTGCTGAGAGGTCCATGCTCTCGTCCGATAAATTCCACATCCAGCCGCCCAGGGTAAAACCACCCGTTGGATCTTCTTCTGGGCCACCGGGTGCCTGCATGACGCCGTCAAGCGACACAAACGTAGATACAATCAGCCTTCTCATGGGAGCACTCCCGTCGTTGCTAAACTGATTTGCAAACTAGCCCAACGGCCTAGAACGTGATGCGTACGGCAGGTGTGCTGCGATTCGCTTCGCCATGGTAAACAGCTTCAATGTTGTTACCGTCAGGATCTAGAACAAAGGCGGCGTAATAGCCTGGGTGGTACCCGCGCTCTCCAGGGGCACCGTTATCTCTACCGCCGTGAGCCAGAGCCGCTTGATAAAACGCGTCTACCATGGCGCGATCGCGGGCCTGAAACGCTAAGTGATGGCGTCCGGTGAGTATCCCCTGCGCAGCTTCACTGTTGGAGGTTGAAACGAACAGCTCATCCGCCCAAAAGAATCCATCACCGGTGCCGCCCATCGGAATATTCAGGGCATCGAAGATCGCTGTGTAGAATGTCTGACTGGCGGCAAGGTCTTGCACGACTAGCTGAATGTGGTCGATCAAACGACCGCGATACACTTCCTGAGTTTCCATGTCCTGCTCCTATCGATTACAACTGCCAGAGACCGTGCTCATTACCGTTTTGAAGCGTGATCGGAGGCCGTATTCCGACTAATTCTGCTCGTCGGCAGCCCGCTCAATCTCGGCGATGTCAATCTTGACCATCTGCATCATGGCCTCCTGGGCTCGTCGAGCGCGTTCCCGGTCAGAATCATTAAGCAATTCGATCAGTCGGGTTGGAACGATCTGCCAGGAAAGCCCCCAGCGATCTTCGATCCAGCCACAGGCAACTTCTGAGCCACCATCCGCAAGGGCAGCCCATAGCCTGTCAACTTCAGCCTGATCGTCGCAGTAGATCTGGAACGACACGGCTTCAGTAAATGGAACCTGCGGGCCGCCGTTTAGCCCCATATATTTCACCCCTGCCAACGTAAATTCGACGGTCAGCACGGTATCGGCAGGCCCGCTCGGTGTGTCAGTCGGCGATTTCAAGACTCGGTCGATGCTCGAACCGGGAAGCAGCGAAACATAAAACTGTGCGGCGTCTTCGGCGTCGCCACTAAACCATAGACAGGGAACAACTTTCTGCATAATGGTCAATCTAATTGAGTGGGTTAACAGGTTTGTAAATCTGTTCAACGATAATGTTCTGCTGTATGAAGTAGTCGAACCGGGAGTCATCAAATCGACAGGTCAACCATATTTTTTTCGGCAGGTTCTACCACAAGTACATTGAGCGGCGAAGATATACCCCTCGTCGAGTTTGACTATGAGCAGCCAGGCTGAAGGCGGCGGTGCCAATACCGCAATCGCAGAGAATTTTAGGTTCAAATCCATGGGGCAAATAACCTCCTTTGCGTAGCGATCGCCAAAGCTGTCGGTACGCCCGACCATAGCCCAGAAGTTGAAGGTGCTGGTGCCACCATCCCGCAGCCTGATTGTAGGTTTTGGCGAGTCCTAAGTTAGTGGGATAAACCCGTTGAACTGAGACTTGCCACCAACCAACTGTCCATTCCATTGATCAATCTCCGAGTAGTGCGACTGTAATTACAAAGTCGCTCTCTATCTCAATTAAATCCCTGATCTAATGGATAGTCAGGAGGATAGTTGGCCAGACATAAATGACCTGTTTACTGCTGTAGAAGCTGCTGAATGTCCTCAGGAATTGAACTATTGTCCACATAATTAGGATTAGCCTTACCGCCTCTTAACTGTCTTACTTGCCCAAGCAGAAGTGTGAGAGGAAAAGCCAGCAAGGTCGGCATGAGTTGTCCTTTTATTTCCTTGAAATCCTGTTGTTGCCAGGCCAGGGTGAACATGTGCCAGTGGGCAATGGTGTGAGCGATCGCATCTCTCTGACCCAGCAGGTGAGCCCGCTGGAGAGCCGTCCAAGCCGCTTCAAAGTCTTGCTCTGCCGTGGCCGATTTTGCCCTAGCAAGTTCTGATTCAAAGTGTTGCCGGATAATTGCTTTCATCGGTTCCTCCGCTAAGGTTGAGGTGGGGTGGTGAGCTGCTGTAGCGTGAAATAGTAAGCCGGATCACCGGTCTTAAAGAGGCCAAACCAGGCGTCTAAAACGGGCTCGTCGTACAGATCGAGCGCTTTAAAGATGTGGTAGGCAAATTCGATGGGAGCCGTTGAATTGGCTGTAATCACGTTGTCGGCGGTGACGACAGGCTGGCTTTGGTAATGGGCTGCACCTCGATAGCCGGTGGCTTGCAGGTATTCGGCAGCATTGCTGGTATGGGGTCTGTCATCTAGAAGCCCGGCGCGGGCCAGTCCGGCGGTCGCTCCACAGATTGCTGCGATAGGGATGCCTGCTTGTAGAAAAGCCTTGGCTGTTTCTAAGATCTGGGTATTTTTGCCCTCATCCCAGGCTTCCCCACCGGGCAAAATCAGCATGGCACCGGCCTCCACTTCATCTAGGGATACATCGGGCAGAATAGTCATGCCGCCGATGGTGGTGATGGGGTCACTGGTTAGCCCCAACGTTTGTACGCCGTAGCGTCCGGGATGTTTTTGGTGGGCTGGGTTGTTGATGGCTGCGATCGCATAACCCGTCTCCCAATCGGCCAGGGTATCGAACACAAAAAGATAAACAATCTGTTTTTCCATAGAGAAATGCCTGCTGTACTTTGGCCCAGATCACCAGCGTTGTGATCAACTAGGCCCATGGCACACAGCCTCAATGTTGTGTCCATCGGGATCTAAGACAAAGGCACCATAATAATTGGGGTGGTAGTGAGTTCGTAGACCCGGAGCACCGTTATCTTGTCCCCCTGCTTCTAACGCAGCGGTGTAAAATGCCTGCACTACCTCATGGCTTTCGGCCCGAAAAGCAATATGAAGTCGAGGGGTATTGACATCTCCTTGGCCAACCCAAAAATCTGGATTCCCTTCTACACCAAAAAGACCTGCGGCAGAGTTAGTAGGAGAGGCACTAAACTCGCTTAAAAATTGATAACCCAGGGGGGCTAAAGCCTTCGCATAAAACGCTTTACTTTTCTCAAAATTGCTAACGTTGATGCCAACATGATCAATCATCACTTTCGCGGTCTATCTCGCTTGTAGGAGTCAGTTTGTGGAGTAAATTTAGTCTATCGAGGTCGCCCCTGAACGACCCTAACCAAAAGGATAGAAACTGAAGCTAGGGCAGCAACCCTAGATCCCTGGCTCTGGCGACGGCCTGGGTGCGATTGGCCACTTCTAATTTGCCGTAGATGTTGCGGGCGTGCCATTTGACGGCGGCGAGGCTGACGTATAGCTTATCGGCGATCGCCTGGTTGGTCATGCCCGTCGCTAGATAGGTTAATACCTCCAGTTCGCGATCGCTTAGGGGTTCCACCAACGGCTGAACCGCAGCAGGTTCCTGGGCTGCCTGCATCTCAAAGATTGCCAGCAATCTCGCTACTTCCTTAGTCTCAACCCGTTTGGAAGCAGCGCAGGAAAGCAGGTCTGCCATCGCTTTGCCTTCATCTAAAAACAGACGAATATCGCTGTCCTGATGGGGGATAGCTAGTGCCTGTTGCAGGCAGTCTAATGCGCGCGATCGCTCATCCTGTACCTGCCAAATCAGCGCCTGCAACAGCAGCGTCTCTATCAGGCGCAGGGTGCGCCCGCCCGCTTGGGCCTGGGCTTGCAGGCGGGTGAGCAATCGCAGGGCTGCTTGTAGCGGGGCCGATGCGGTCTGCCGGCCCTGGGCCAGCAGCACCCTGGCATAGGTTAAGTAGATCAGTTCAGCGGCGGTAGGACATCTCTTGGTGGTGTTGTAGTGCAGGTCATCGTCTACAGTCAGTCCGCAACTCTCCACCCAGGCGATCGCGGCACTGACATTGCCCTCAGCTACATACAGCCGAGCTTTGCAGGCTGCGACAGGAGGAATGGTTGGCCAAAGCCAGACCTGACAGCGTTCGGCCTGACGAATCGCTGCCCAGGCCGCCGCCAAATCTCCCTGGGCCTGACGCACCCGCGCCAGGGTGATGTAGCCCATCATCAGGCCGGGCTGCTGGTTTTCAATGGCGCGATCGATGCTTTGGCTGAGATGGTCGGCGGCGGCCTCTAGCTGGTTTTGCTGCCGCAGCAGATCGGCTAAAGCCACCTGAACCAGGACTCCGGCATAGGTGGCGAGCCAGCGCCGTTCGGTGGCCAGGTCCAGGCCCTGCTGGCAGAGGGCGGTAGCTTTAGCGAGCTGTCCGCGCAGGGCGAGAAACTGGGCCTGCAGGTAGAGCCCCGCGATCGCCGGATCTGCCGCCCCCCGCACACGACCAATTCGACTGACCTCCGGCAGCAACCGTCGGGCGGCATTGTAGTTGTCATCGACAAAATAGGTGACGCCCAGATTGAGAAGGATGAGCGATCGCAACCAGGAATAGTTTTGGGGTAACAGTTGCAGTGCCTTTTCCATCAAGGCGACTGACTCAATATTATTCCCCTGCTGCCGGGCCTTCATTCCCTTTAGAGCGACCACCAATCCCCAGAGCTGATCAGGGTTTTCCGTCTCGGATGTGTTCTCCTCCAGCAGTTGCTCCATCTGTTCAATCACAGCAACCGCCTCGGCGAACTGGGAAGCGGTAAACCCCACCCAGGACTTTGCCGCCAGCAGCCAGGGACGGGCCTGAACCAGGTCGGAGGGTAACGCCGCCAGGGCATCACTTAGCACGATGGCATCCAGTCGCGGGTTTTCGCTGGTCTGCATTTCCTGCTCGAT is a genomic window of Nodosilinea sp. E11 containing:
- a CDS encoding type 1 glutamine amidotransferase family protein; protein product: MEKQIVYLFVFDTLADWETGYAIAAINNPAHQKHPGRYGVQTLGLTSDPITTIGGMTILPDVSLDEVEAGAMLILPGGEAWDEGKNTQILETAKAFLQAGIPIAAICGATAGLARAGLLDDRPHTSNAAEYLQATGYRGAAHYQSQPVVTADNVITANSTAPIEFAYHIFKALDLYDEPVLDAWFGLFKTGDPAYYFTLQQLTTPPQP
- a CDS encoding LuxR C-terminal-related transcriptional regulator, producing the protein MGNSIRYRNNVLALTQAECVATPLLLTKLHQPSPRSHLVRRDRILQTLQQGLGSRLILVSAPAGFGKTTALGEWAQQVQQPVSWLALDERDNDPTRFWSYVVAALQKADGPLGEATLSMVRSPEPIPFEAFLTPLLNELAQLQSELILVLDDYHVITTPAIHEGLGFLLEHLPAGLRVAIATRTDPPLPLARWRVRSQLTELRAADLRFTEAEATTFLQQSLPQSLTEAEVATLQQQTEGWIAGLQLAMLSLRESARPTALLKTFGGTQRYVLDYLVEEVLDRQPPPVRQFLLRTAILEQLCGSLCAAVMDTATVSGTQALEQLERQNLFVVPLDDERTWYRYHHLFAEALRHQLQREEPDLVLDYHRRAAQWYERQGYIADALHHGIAARAFDYAAQLIEQEMQTSENPRLDAIVLSDALAALPSDLVQARPWLLAAKSWVGFTASQFAEAVAVIEQMEQLLEENTSETENPDQLWGLVVALKGMKARQQGNNIESVALMEKALQLLPQNYSWLRSLILLNLGVTYFVDDNYNAARRLLPEVSRIGRVRGAADPAIAGLYLQAQFLALRGQLAKATALCQQGLDLATERRWLATYAGVLVQVALADLLRQQNQLEAAADHLSQSIDRAIENQQPGLMMGYITLARVRQAQGDLAAAWAAIRQAERCQVWLWPTIPPVAACKARLYVAEGNVSAAIAWVESCGLTVDDDLHYNTTKRCPTAAELIYLTYARVLLAQGRQTASAPLQAALRLLTRLQAQAQAGGRTLRLIETLLLQALIWQVQDERSRALDCLQQALAIPHQDSDIRLFLDEGKAMADLLSCAASKRVETKEVARLLAIFEMQAAQEPAAVQPLVEPLSDRELEVLTYLATGMTNQAIADKLYVSLAAVKWHARNIYGKLEVANRTQAVARARDLGLLP
- a CDS encoding VOC family protein, which codes for MIDHVGINVSNFEKSKAFYAKALAPLGYQFLSEFSASPTNSAAGLFGVEGNPDFWVGQGDVNTPRLHIAFRAESHEVVQAFYTAALEAGGQDNGAPGLRTHYHPNYYGAFVLDPDGHNIEAVCHGPS
- a CDS encoding phytanoyl-CoA dioxygenase, whose translation is MSLTNQQIEQFINDGYVKVEQAFPRQLADQCREILWADVGCAPEDKSTWQKPVVWLGEYAQAPFVEAANTPQLHRAFDQLVGEGNWQPRRSLGSFPVRFPTNEDTGDTGWHVDASFAGKDSDPNDFMSYRINVYSRDRALLMLFLFSDVGEQSAPTRIRASSHREVAQILAPAGEEGLSFAQLSAQLSATTQCPEVFATGEAGIVYLCHPFLVHAAQINRESQPRFMAQPPLFAARPFELTGKSPSSYVPVERAIRNALETLGDENS
- a CDS encoding cupin domain-containing protein; amino-acid sequence: MNELEWKEAHHSEHYTGWSKRLTPSMNSRQGHIGVVVERLKPKSLSCPLHYHVHEDEFCLILKGKALLRYGETTVEMNEGDAISFPRGERIAHQFYNHTNETVDILMMGENLPYDACYYPDSDKWLSRSIPGVGKFEATDYWTDEPDIPVMKAPSSP
- a CDS encoding helix-turn-helix transcriptional regulator — encoded protein: MARVSESVTVLNHREANPAEGLLPRPAVWSSRGWDDIHLELYQQPKFATAEHQHTLHAIAIGLPNAATNPTGYRWLDGQRQREERPQHGLAIIPAGVAHRCSWDSEAQFMVLALEPALLQHVGQDWVNPDRIQLLPQFMDTADSFIQSLVLALKAEVVSGGLGSSLLVDNLKTSLAIHLLRDYCVTQPRLSSIAGGLSKTKRKQVKEYVDANLHQELKLVELAAIAQISPAYFARSFKQSEGLSPHQYILQRRVEQAQVLLRHSELSLAEIAVRVGFCDQSHLTRCFKRLVGVTPTQFRQR
- a CDS encoding VOC family protein, which produces MQKVVPCLWFSGDAEDAAQFYVSLLPGSSIDRVLKSPTDTPSGPADTVLTVEFTLAGVKYMGLNGGPQVPFTEAVSFQIYCDDQAEVDRLWAALADGGSEVACGWIEDRWGLSWQIVPTRLIELLNDSDRERARRAQEAMMQMVKIDIAEIERAADEQN
- a CDS encoding YciI family protein, which codes for MKVMVLVKATSDSEAGVMPTEAMLTEMGQFNEELVNAGIMLAGEGLHPSSKGVRVQFSGKNRTVTDGPFTETKELIAGFWIWQVPSMADAIAWVKRSPFQDGEVETRPVFADEDFGEAFTPELREQENRLRVEMERQSSS
- a CDS encoding VOC family protein — translated: METQEVYRGRLIDHIQLVVQDLAASQTFYTAIFDALNIPMGGTGDGFFWADELFVSTSNSEAAQGILTGRHHLAFQARDRAMVDAFYQAALAHGGRDNGAPGERGYHPGYYAAFVLDPDGNNIEAVYHGEANRSTPAVRITF
- a CDS encoding DUF3703 domain-containing protein — protein: MKAIIRQHFESELARAKSATAEQDFEAAWTALQRAHLLGQRDAIAHTIAHWHMFTLAWQQQDFKEIKGQLMPTLLAFPLTLLLGQVRQLRGGKANPNYVDNSSIPEDIQQLLQQ
- the arr gene encoding NAD(+)--rifampin ADP-ribosyltransferase, with the protein product MNPGILSTTGTPQTQRFYHGTRAELKLGDLIKPSHLPDVGERDRMTPYVYLTPNLDAAIWEAELAIGDGPGRVYRVEPTGQIEDTSNLIDYQSPGHPSMSWRSPEPLRVTGEVTDWPLYHGTRANLKPGDLIQPGYVPNFGNRDRTTPHVYLTRTLDAATWGAELAVGEGPGRIYLVEPTGPIEEDPNLTNQKFRGNPTKSFRSREPLRVTGEITDWQGHSPEAVNAMKDGLARLERLGVEPIDD
- a CDS encoding dihydrofolate reductase family protein; protein product: MRRLIVSTFVSLDGVMQAPGGPEEDPTGGFTLGGWMWNLSDESMDLSAAGFDGSDRELVLGRRTYEIFEAYWPYQPDDHPIAKTFNATKKYVASRTLTTLHWHNSTLLSGDVVSAIIALKAQPGPDLQIIGSSHLIQTLQPASLIDEYNLWTFPVVLGRGKRLLGETAKPFALRLVRSQVSTTGVVMSTYVPDGDIQPDAMALGQSLTSASTGPSEKELTRRQKMANETW